ttttgaaaatgataTATTAATCTTACATATATATTAATTAGCTAATTTAAAGTTGACgcttatatataaaaaataatagaatatatATGTTTTTCCTTCTATTACACGACTGATGTTTTGCCACCACGAGAATCGAATTTTGGGAGAAACCAAATATAAAAATGAGCAAATTCTTTCCCTGATGATAAAGCATCATTCAAGGATATTATGGATGCGTTCAAGCCTGAAACAAGGCTTGCAGTGCCTGCACTGGAACCTGGCTATCGCACAACATATCATCTCCAGAATTAGaaatttttttgtttcctttgatGTTGTACCGATGTTTCTACATGCCTTGCCTCCGTTTTCTCATTTTCTCGATGTTTTTATGCCCACAGGCAGCTGCGAAAAAGATAAAGAAAACTCTTGGCTGAGATTCATGAATTAGTTACCACCAACAATGAACCCAATTTTATAGACCACGTTACCATGTCTACTCCTTACCAGAAAATTACCACTGATATTAAGATTTATCTTTCCaagtatattttaaattttatcttgCTTATCTAGAATTCATGTCATGATATAAAAGTGATATGATAGTGTAGAATTGGTTGCGACTGCTCTGGTATCTTGTAAGATCTAGTAGATTGTTCAAAAAGCTCTAAAATACTTTAGTATAATATAAAGATATATGGGATATTTTAAAAACACCAACTTAACCATATACTTGACTTCAACCCCTCCCTCATTTGTAACGTAGCTTAATTGTATACAACACTTTTAGTATTCTCCCTCATTTGtaaccaaaattaaattttacgttcatttcttaaatttctttttattgaTATTTATATTCTCATGGTAATTGGTAAGGGGAGTTGGGTCTAGCACACTCAATAATGAAGGTACTGTGCTTGTCTATGCTCGATTTTAGCCTTGGGGTTTTGTCTCGCAACTCCGAGGAGAACCCGAACAGGTTCACGGAGTTGATCAAGAACGCCTAAGTCCATCAAGGAAATGTTTTAAAATATTGGCCTTGATGGGGTTCGAACCCAAGCCCCTAAGTGGTTGTGTTCTTACTCTTTAAGACCCTTTAAGGGTTCGAGTTTGAACCTCGTCAAGGCCAAAATGATAAAACATTTTCTTGGTGGACCCTAAGCGTTCCCAATCAACTCCGTAAACCCCATTCGGGTTATCCTCGAGATCAGAAGACAAAACCTCGAGAATAAAACCGAGTATAAACATCTCGAGCATAATACCTCCATCGTTAAGAGTCCGAGACCCAACTCCCCTCAACAGTAATAATTTTGGTCTACTCTTTTTGTAGAATTAAATGTGgtatactttttatatttttttttaacatttcagttcatttatttaaagggtcattttaatatatatttttttaaaagtttaaaaaaattcaataatcTAATGATCTATATTATGAAGAATATTTAAAAGAATACGATACTAAAATAATTTCAGTGTGACCAAAATTAAACTTTTCTTACACTTACAGAATAATGCCGAGAAGACTTCAAAGATTCCAGTGGAGGCAGCGGCCTGCTTCCAAACCAAGGTATCAATGAGAGAGTGGTGGAGATAACATCCCTAACTGAGGGAGCCCGAAAGCAAAACCATCCCAACAAAATCGTCCAAACCCCAGTCTCAATGCTCCATTAAGGCAGTATCTGTTTCTGAAAGTGGAGCTGCACAAACATACCCTcttcttaataataataatgataataataataataataattgtcaaaaaataataataataatacatttggCAGATATGTGGTAATTAATagataaacaaaagaaaaaaaattcccTTTAAAGAATCCTATTATACGCTGGCTAAGTTGTTCGTACTTCttcattttctttaaaatattCATATCTAACACGTACCAAGGGAAGGGATATATGACTCCTAGATCACTTTAAATTCATGAAAAAGCTTTAGAGTTTAGAGTCTGAAGCCCATCCATGTCCAATACTCATATCCAAGTCCGATTAACTTACCTGAGAGGTATCTATGGTGTCTAAACACAAAATATTGGCCTCCTCAAGTCTAATCTGAAAAACTGttttactattaaaatttttgtatctaatatttatatattttcaaattttaatttacataaaagaatttattatttaaaagataATCTGAATTGGTTGACTCGGATTACTAAAGTTATCTCAAAGTCCAGCTCAAATTGACTGTCAAGCCAGACAAATAGCCCAGCAAGTGGATATATCTGAATAATATATTAAACAGAtgtcttaataataataataataataataataataataataataataataataataataataataataataataataataggctGCAAATAAAACAACATACCGAGCAAATCCTCATAAGAATCGGATAAGAGGGATGCGTCCAtcagaaaagaaggagaaaagacATCCTGTGCTTCTTCCAAGTCAAAAAAAGACCTCTGCCCATCAGAAGCTGAAGTACTAGAAGCAGCAGCTGACAGAAATACGTTTACTGGATCATAATCGTTAAGAGAATCCAACTTGTTCAACATGTGTGATATGTCATCATAGTTACTCCTAATACGACCATCGCTTGCACGGCTATCAAGCAAGGAATTGTCTTTTTGAGTTGAAAATAATTTCTTACTCGTTATGGAGCCAACTTTATTCTCTGGTCCCCcatgataaaaattaaatgatGAAATAGGTACAAAGAAATGTTCCGAGCTTTCATCAGATTGACTGTCCCGTGATGACTCTGAATCGTGGGATGGCACAGATAGTGCAGCTTGCCTAACAGATCTCTTCAAGTTCTGAACGAAAGAATCATTGGTATCTGCAAAGTGAATTTGAGAATCAGAATCTTCCACTAAAGGAGTTAAATCACCACAGTCACTAGCACTCATTTAAATGTTTTCAGAACATGAAAAGCAGCAAACCTTGGGGTGGGTTATCAAGGCCATTGTTTGCAAGAGGCTGGTCCAGGGAGCTGCTTTCAGACAAAGTTTCAATTTGGTTGGTCTGCGGAGCTAAAGTATGCTGCTTTTGCATGTTTCCACTTTTAACCAAAGAATTTGGGCTTAAGCTGAATAACTGCGGGAGCTTTAAAGCTGGAGAACTAGGAGAAATCTTGTCAAGCTGAACCTTTGACATTTTTGGAGTGATGTCACCAACATCATCAGAGCTACTTTCCTGCATTATCCAGGAAAATACCTTAACAATGAGACATAAATTCTACAAGCACAAGTGTTCAATGTTTGCAAGAAATGATTCACCAATTTAACATTTACCAAGGTCCTTCCACTGCTCTGAGCTTGAATAGGTGAGGTAGCTTGACCATGATGCTTGGCCATGGAAGGCAAGTTTGAGGAAATGCCATTTACTTTCTCTGTACAGTTCGATATTGACTTCTGAATTGCTGGAGCAACTTCCTTTAGTTGGTTAATAAGCACCTGTGCTTTTGAAATGTACTAGAAATTAGAATAGAAATGACTAAAAGTCATCTAAAAAGTCAGATTAGTATCAGGTGCAGGATTTAAATTGTATTCGCGAATGCATTGTCTACCACATTTATCAAGTCTGTGGATATAATAAATGCAATTGGGGTAAATATAGGCCATGAATATTGGCAACAGAAAGAGCCGAAACTGAAAAATAGCAACTGTATCGTCAAGTGACAGTTACCACTTAATTCCCTGATGAGGAATCAACAAGGATGCTGAAAAAAAGAATTCCTCTAGAGATAACTTAGAATCTATAACGGCATCAAGGTTTATGAGGAACATATTTTAGTGTGACTGTTTAGAGATTACTTAGAAATCATAGCAGAAATTTATGGTTTAGTAGAGGGCTAGAGGCATATGTGGTAGCATGTTTGTAAACTCACAACAGGCATGCATGTTCGAAGCAAAGCACAGAACAGAACAGGAGAACAAACTCATATATTGCTGTTCAGTGGGTTCTCAAATCTCCAAATAATTTGAAGTAACACTTAAATAAACTAAACAAATTTCCAGATTTTGAGGTTCTAGATCATCAACATTTGACCATCCTTCAGCGTTTGGGAAGAGAATTTCCCATTTTGGGGCTGTCAAAAGGTAGATTTTCATCTTTGTGCTCACAAAATTCTTTACCAAATACCAAGCAAATGGTAACTTAAGGAAATCTAAGCAATATCTAAGGTTCTTGAAGATTTCAAAAACCGGCTTGCTGTTGCCAAGTATTAATATGTTTCTATAACCATCAGCCTAACAATTAACTAGATTAAGAACCTACCTGATGAGTATAGAAAACAAGATAGAAACAAGTGCCCCAGATGTTAATCAGACTAGAAATCTGAAATTTGCTCGAAATTATGATCAGATTAACAGTATGAATTTGTAAGGAACTAGTTAATGTCCAATGTCTTTTACATTACCTGAAAGCTAGCCAGGTGTTGCTGATGCTCAGCAAGACTTGTAGCCAATGACTCAGCATGGCCACTTGTGCTACCATCTTGTGCACTTCGTAAAATATCAGGACCCTCTCCATCATTAGCATTTGCCTGCAAAACAATAGTAATATCCATTATTGCATACTAGCACCTTACTTGAACACCGATAATTAGCAACATTCAATCCACAGTTCCTTAAAACCGTGAATCACAATTTAGAATTTACAAatactttttaaataaaatttagaaaGTGCAAACAAAATATTGCTCGTTTGTGATTCTATACCATAACCAATAACTTGTCCACATCTCCCAAGGATGGAAAACTTTTAAGTGAACGGATTTGCTTATGACTAATAAAGATTCTGTCCATAGAAAAAGAATAACATCCTATACAAGTTTCAACGCCTCAACATCAAACCTCATGTTGCATAATATCTAACTGGTCAATGCAATTTACAATACCACAACTTTAAACAAATATCATACTCATAATTATACACTACATAGACATTAAACTATAAGAGATACAGCATATCACTAATGACCAATTCTTAAAACAAGCTAACATAGCTGAGTGAacaaaaataacataaaacaGCATACCAGCTGAAGCGAATGTTTATGAATGCGTTGTAATGCATGCGTCCAACGTCTGATAATTTCTGCTACATCAACAGTCTGGTTTACTCTTCCACTTCTATCATCTACCTGAGAGAATGTCTCTTCATTGACCTGTGTGCTACATCCACCATTCTGGTCTTTGTTAGCCAAATCCCCAGACTGAACTGATAAGACATCAGAGTAAGGAGCCTGAGAACTTTGATCCATAGTTGCAAGCAAAGACGATCCAGAGATGCGGTACCTGAAAATGAATATACATGAAAAAGGAGAGCCAAAGAATGGCATATTTACCATCCAAAATAACATATGGTGGCAAATCACCTATGCTCCCGATGAGCTATTAAATCCTCAATGGGGCCTGAAGCAAGAACTTCATGTTGACCTGGAAGAATAAGTTGATAATATCAAGGGCGTGAAAATCAAATAAGTTAATGAAGATATAAATGAAAAACACTTAATTCATTCGTACAGTACTTACTTTTACGAGATAGGATAGACTCCCACAAGCGAGTGGTCTTTGAAACCAAATGAGAATTCTGACTTGAAGTAGAGACAAGATCATCCCATAGCTCCCCTTCCAACTTCACTTTGTTCCTCAAGTCATGTAGTTTTTCCAGCTCTTGCTGCAAATAAGCCTGATATCAAGGTTTTCCAAGGAAAGTCATTCATTAAAGATATCAAGTCATTCCTAGCAGAAGGTAAAAGAGAAAGGGGATTATATTTGATAATATGAAAAAAATACTCAAAAAGAGTTCAATTGAGTGATTAAATAGTTTTTACTTACCTCCTCAGCACAAAGACCACGAAACTCTGCAGTCATTTCATGAGCCAAATTTGACCACATAGCCTGTCTCTGCACTGTTGTTTCTGCATTTTTCAGAAATCTTCTCCGTTCAAGTGATATTCTAGCCTGTTCAAAAAAAATGTTACTTCACCGCTATGGAAGgtctaaccaaaaaaaaaaaaacattttgaaGCTAATGCCAAAACTATGCTTGAACTATGATAGAAGCAAATAGAACATAGAAACACAGAAAAAGAAGCATGAACCTAATATATGAGACTATAATTCTATGTTGCTCCAACCCTTCAATTTCTTTAAAGGTCGTGGATATGGGGATATGATCTTCCAGAGACCCATCAAATGCATGAGAAAGCAAAGACCTACCAAGTGCATGGAAAAACTTAGACAAAATTAAATATACCCAAGCGGACATATCCGTATCTGACACACATGCAAGTTCAACTAATATAGGTCTAACTGTACTTCTTATGAATAATGTGCAGAGCAGCACAACCTTTGTTACAGGAAGTAATGTAGCAGCATGTGAAAAGGCAACATCAGTCAATGGCACAGGCAACGGGTTAGAAGCAACATCCGCTGCGAAATTCCTTCTATAAACCTCTCTTAATGCATGCAATGAGAGTTGCCATAGAAGTTCAACAAATCTACAAgcaaaaacataagaaaatataaTGTGATGATGAATTAACAAATTTCATCAGCGATCTTCAATAAAAGTTCTAACTTTTTGGATCTTGCACAGACAATCGGTGCCAAAATACAGTGAAAGATACGCTCTAATGACCCTAATGCAAATAGGACTAAGAAAGCCAACTAACACAGTTTTCCATTTTGCTTaactttctagaattttcttaGCAGCCAAACAGAAATTAAGAACTAACCTCGGCCCACAGCAAGTAGCAAGCGAAGAAACCCTGGAATTACTTCTAGGTAAAGCTCCTTGTGCTTCCAGCTCACTGATTATGCCTTGGACAACCTAAAATATCAACAAGTAAATAAAATTCAAACAATAATTCAGACAAAACAGTAAACCAGAAAAacgaaaacaaataaaaaaaatcgaAGAATCAACCTTTCGAAAATCACGAGATTGCGCTGAGTCAAAAATTGGCCAAACTCTATCGAAATCCTATAAGATCCAAAACGAAAACCAAATTCAAAACCAATACAGACCAGATCGAAAGTAAACCGAACCGGAAAACGATTATTACTCTGGCGGATTGAGCGGGGCCACGAAGAGAAGAGAGTATGAAGTAAAGAAGCTGTTCGCCTAATTTAGGGTTAGAATGACGGAAAAGTCCGACACGAGGGGTTACGTTAGAGGCTCCGAGCCCGATTATCGACGGATCCAATCCTAATAGCAAACAATTAGTGTACATTGCGCTTTCGAGCTCTATCTCTCTCTCCTTCTCTCTGTCCATTgtcatctctctctctctctgtctctctctctcacacacacacacacacactttctcgggaaaaaaatgtattttttttcttGAGAAAAATATCAGAAGTGGAAATGTTGAAATGGTGGTTTTTTGAATCGGGGACCGATTTTAATTTAGAGAAAACTGGGGGTTGGCTTGAAAATTTGGAATAGGGCCGGGGGGGTAGGGACAAAGGAAGTCAGTTTGGCCGTTTGGAACTTGGGATTAGGAGTGAGAAAGACACAAGTGAAGGGGTTGTTGATGCTAATGTGCGCTTGTCTGCTggtgaataaaaaattaaaacgaACCGGCGGTAATTTGGAAAAAGATTtagtaattttttccaaaattgaaTCATGCATATTAGTaccttgttttattatttaaaaataataaaatttgaattttttattaatatttatatatttttgttataaCAATAAAGGTTATATATTGAGGAGAGGAAGTTGGAACCTTTGTCACTTGTACATAGAGGACCTGTTCTTTCTcatctcttttcttcttttttttgcaAATGATCTACTTTTGCTTTGCCGGGCTAATTCCCCACACGCACAGTGGGCTAACGAGGCTTTGTCCACTTTTTGCTGTACTGCAGGTTATCAAATTAATAGACAGAAAACTCAAATTTTCTCCTCACATAACTTCAAAAGCAGTTGCATTAGATATTCGTGGTCGACTTGGGTTCTCGATTGTGACGGACCTGGAAAAGTATCTAGGTATGCGTATATTCTGAATCTAGGAAAGTACTTAGATATGTTTATATTTCATGAACATATTACTACGATCACGTTTCAGTTTATTATGGATAAAGTTCATGCTAAACTCAATAGATGGGATACTCATCAATTATTTATGGCTAATAGAATTACTTTAGCgaagtaaatattatttattattccgAAATATTTTATAAGTACAACTTATATTTGTTTTGATGTGTGTAATAAAATTAAGAAGATTGTGCGCGACTTTATTTGGAGATCCAACTCTACTATAAGAAAATTTGCTCTTGTTAATTGGACTAATTGTTCCAAACCACTCGTTTGGGGGGTTTTAGAGTAAGACACCTTAAAGATTAGaacaaaattttcctttttaaatTAGGCTTCAATATCTTAACTAATATGGATGCGCTCTTAGTTCACATGTTGATAAACAAATATAATGTTCATGGGCTGATTCTACAGTCTATTGAACGTAGTAATTATTCTTATCTTTGGCGCTCTTTCGTTAATATGTGGCATGAGGTGACAAATAGTATTGTCTGGTCAGTTAGTGATGgtcttattaatttttaaaatgataattgacTATCGGATGTTGAACCTCTCAAGTTGTACCACATTAGCGATGAACGATTAGATAAAACTCTtcgattatatatttataatttttaaaatttaagtgagAGAAGGTCAAATTGATTTTAGGTTCCCTTATTtttactttgaaaaatcattaaaaattatacaaaaatattttagagattaactttatatgtataaaaacttaatgcgtctattttcaagagaaacaagcGACAGCGTTATATGAATTTTTAGTAGAGAACTCTCAGAGCTGCTAAGTAGTTGAATAAGGGAAGATTTgaagaataaattatattaattgacTTACTTAAAATTTTACCGAAATTTTTATGTTAGTAATGAGATGTTTAGTTTCAagaaattcaaacaaaatttggTTATCAATCCCCAAGAATGAAATAGGAATAAAAATGTGACTCTTGCATAGTAGAACATGAATAACTAATTTAGAACTTTACTGGAGTGATTAACTAAAAAATGTAGCATTCTTTACTCAGGTTTAGGTTCTTTACTCAGGTTTAGGTACAAACTCAAATAAAGGTTATTACATGTGGTCGAGGTTTAAGTAACGATAGTCGTTGTGAAAGATGAGGGGAAACGAGAGACGATTTTGCATGCAATGCGTGACTGCTATTTCCCGAAAGGAGTGTGGAGATCCATTGTCCCGAAATGTGCTTGGAgctttttcttttcatcttcgGTTCAGGAATGGTTGAGGTGAAATTTTCTAAATGAGGGGCACATTGACATTGCAGAAGAGTGGCCAACTTTGTTTTCCATCATTGTTTGCTTTCTTTGGAAAGATAGGATTGCTTCTATTTTTTATCATATGAATAGTAATAGTAGGGACTTAATAGGTTTTGTTGTGGCTTGGGCTAGAAGCTTTCTGTCTGCAAGGCTGAAGATAAGTCTTGAAAGCTTCAAAGTTAATCGTGGATTTTGGGAATCGCTTACAGAGGGTTGGATTAAGCTGAATACAGATACGCCTTTTTTGAATCACTTGTAGGAGGATCGAATGGTGGATGGGTATTGGGTTTTTCAATGAAGGTTGGAGGGTCTGATATTTTCCAAGTTGAAGTCAGAGGTATCTATGAGGGACTTGAGCTTGCGTGGTCGAAAGGTTTTAGCCGAATTGAAGTTGACTACGACAATGCTATACTTATTTGAGTTTATCTGCAAGGGATTTGCTGCGATTGATTCATTCATTGTGTAGGAGAAACTGGCGAGTAGTTTTCAAGCATTCCTCAAGCGAGTACAATAGAATGGTTGATGGCTTTGCTAAAGCTGCTAAGGGAGACTATAATTAGCTACAGATCTTTGAGTTTCCACCGTATTTTATTCGTAGGTTTCTTGAAAAAGATAATCAAGTGATGCAGGGAAATTTTCCAGCACTTCACTCTGCTGCTAATTAAACTTTTTGTAAGTTTTTTCTTGTCTACCAAAAAAAAATGTTATATAAAAGTGTTTGGTGGTATAACAAGGCAattcacaccatgtggggtttggATAGTCATTAAAATAGGGGCGATTCATATCGTGGATGGTGCAAAAAGCCGTTAAGATTTACTTTGGGGTTAAGTCCTTGTAGAGTATACACAATTCAGTTCGTCTCTATATTTACTTTGGTGCTAAGAGGATATATATAATGGGAAGATGATTGGGAGTGGGTCCAAACCATTGAGTTCCATATTTCATGAGTGTCATGATAAGGTGACAAATGTCAGTTTAAGGCATTGTTGTTGTAACCTAATAGGTTGGACAAGACGTTTGCTAGGCTTGCATATGATGGGTTGACAGATGTTATCAGGATTTTTTACTAATATATAATGTATAAATTATGTGGGTTTGTTTAGTATAACATGATGTTTAGCTAAACATGTTTTGCACTTCTAACAAAATCATGGGATTGAGCTTTACCATGTATAAGGTTGTGTTTTTTAAGGTTTTTTAACCATCAAATGATTTAGCGAGGGGTTTAAGGTGACATAGTAATTACCTCTAGAAGAAGATAAGTTATAAAGTGACTTGGTTTGAATTGGTTAGTATGTGATGCTTTTTAAAATCGACTAACAAGGATTCTATAGAATTTTGAAGATCATTATTATTCCTCTTACCATCGCTCCTTTGCATTGATTGCTTTCGGAGATGTGGTTGCTTTTGGTTGGAGGTTTTTAGAATACCTCATGCTTTTCGTTGTCATTTTGTTTGGAATATCAATTTGCTTCCCTACCCATATACTTATAATAATTTAGTCATTAATCCACTAGTTACCAATAAGTGGTAAATAAAAATTAGTCAtgtcattttcacatatttaagtaatattaaatattttatataatattataaactaTGTAAACAATGAAGATTGATGGGATAAAAAAATTAGATTTGGTAAAAGTAATATTTGAGGGAATATTTTGGAAaggtaaatgaaattatattttttggggttttgttatattttgtattgaaatttGATAAGTGTTAAAAATTTAGAAgtatgtatattattttaaaaaattgaatttaGTACGTTGATATTGatgttattaatataataaaagttATGGAtagatttaaatattttatataaaaattaattaaatcggTTGAACTGAAAATCGAGAGTATGCTATTGCATTTAAAaagtatataattttaaatatactttgaataataaatataaattatttataaaattaataatacataaaatattttaaaaacttaaatataataaattatatttaaaaatttaatataaaatataaattaatctaatttttataaacttttaaataattaataaaagtaaGGGCATTTCATAAGCTAAAAGCCAAAAATCGCCTCCCAACATTACAATTGAGCGGAAAAACACCTTTTCACTGTAATTTTAACTCTAAACCAGGCGGCGTCCATTTTTTCTACCCAAAATCAATGAGAGGAAAAAAATTGTAATGGCCCAATCCTAAATTAAAAGCCCAAATAACCTTTCATTTCTCGATCTGTCTCATGCCTATGTTATGCTATTGTATGCCATGCTTATAAAAGGAGGATTGGAATAAACCAGAAAGAACTTCTAAGAGATAAAGCAACCAGGACTTTATACAGAAGCAATCCACCAAAACAAAATCTGAAAACTTTTATCTCACTGCTGATGATCGTAGATGGTTCGTTGCCACTGCCTTTGAAGAGGAGAAGATTCACTAGCATTGATTCCATGGAGGCTGAATCGGCCAAGGTAATTCCTTTTTATGAAAATGAAGAATTAATTTCTTGATTTTAATTCCATTTTTCGAGTTCAAAATCTTGTTTCTAATGATGTTTCGATCTGGGTTTTTTCCATGATAATTGATTCGTGTGATGGGTCTAGTTCTTTTTGTTATTTATTCGATTGGGTTTTTTTTAATCTCTTGAATTTAGATGCTTCCAAACAGTGAACGGAAGATTTAActctgaaaaaaaaaaggagagaatttAGCTTCACTCTGATGCAATTTTAGTGGCGTGAATTAGTTAGGACGTACTGTTGTACTAGTTGAATTCAGGTCCTTAAACAAAACAAATTACTGAAC
The Gossypium arboreum isolate Shixiya-1 chromosome 10, ASM2569848v2, whole genome shotgun sequence genome window above contains:
- the LOC108487429 gene encoding AUGMIN subunit 6-like isoform X2, whose amino-acid sequence is MTMDREKEREIELESAMYTNCLLLGLDPSIIGLGASNVTPRVGLFRHSNPKLGEQLLYFILSSLRGPAQSARDFDRVWPIFDSAQSRDFRKVVQGIISELEAQGALPRSNSRVSSLATCCGPRFVELLWQLSLHALREVYRRNFAADVASNPLPVPLTDVAFSHAATLLPVTKARISLERRRFLKNAETTVQRQAMWSNLAHEMTAEFRGLCAEEAYLQQELEKLHDLRNKVKLEGELWDDLVSTSSQNSHLVSKTTRLWESILSRKSQHEVLASGPIEDLIAHREHRYRISGSSLLATMDQSSQAPYSDVLSVQSGDLANKDQNGGCSTQVNEETFSQVDDRSGRVNQTVDVAEIIRRWTHALQRIHKHSLQLANANDGEGPDILRSAQDGSTSGHAESLATSLAEHQQHLASFQVLINQLKEVAPAIQKSISNCTEKVNGISSNLPSMAKHHGQATSPIQAQSSGRTLESSSDDVGDITPKMSKVQLDKISPSSPALKLPQLFSLSPNSLVKSGNMQKQHTLAPQTNQIETLSESSSLDQPLANNGLDNPPQDTNDSFVQNLKRSVRQAALSVPSHDSESSRDSQSDESSEHFFVPISSFNFYHGGPENKVGSITTAASSTSASDGQRSFFDLEEAQDVFSPSFLMDASLLSDSYEDLLAPLSETDTALMEH
- the LOC108487429 gene encoding AUGMIN subunit 6-like isoform X1, coding for MTMDREKEREIELESAMYTNCLLLGLDPSIIGLGASNVTPRVGLFRHSNPKLGEQLLYFILSSLRGPAQSARDFDRVWPIFDSAQSRDFRKVVQGIISELEAQGALPRSNSRVSSLATCCGPRFVELLWQLSLHALREVYRRNFAADVASNPLPVPLTDVAFSHAATLLPVTKARISLERRRFLKNAETTVQRQAMWSNLAHEMTAEFRGLCAEEAYLQQELEKLHDLRNKVKLEGELWDDLVSTSSQNSHLVSKTTRLWESILSRKSQHEVLASGPIEDLIAHREHRYRISGSSLLATMDQSSQAPYSDVLSVQSGDLANKDQNGGCSTQVNEETFSQVDDRSGRVNQTVDVAEIIRRWTHALQRIHKHSLQLANANDGEGPDILRSAQDGSTSGHAESLATSLAEHQQHLASFQVLINQLKEVAPAIQKSISNCTEKVNGISSNLPSMAKHHGQATSPIQAQSSGRTLESSSDDVGDITPKMSKVQLDKISPSSPALKLPQLFSLSPNSLVKSGNMQKQHTLAPQTNQIETLSESSSLDQPLANNGLDNPPQDTNDSFVQNLKRSVRQAALSVPSHDSESSRDSQSDESSEHFFVPISSFNFYHGGPENKVGSITSKKLFSTQKDNSLLDSRASDGRIRSNYDDISHMLNKLDSLNDYDPVNVFLSAAASSTSASDGQRSFFDLEEAQDVFSPSFLMDASLLSDSYEDLLAPLSETDTALMEH